TTGCTGCGTACTCTGTTTTCTTATGCAAACACTAAGTGGTCGCTGTCTCTGCGAAGGGATAGCTTATGAGATTTCAGGCGAACTGGGTCCCATTTTTAACTGTCATTGCTCAAAATGCAGGCGCTGGCATGGAGCTGCTTTTCGCACCCGAGCCACCATTACCACTCAGCAATTTAAGTGGATTAAAGGTGAAGACTTACTGTCTCGCTACCATTCTTCCGAGTTTGTAGTGAAGCATTTTTGTTCTGTCTGTGGCTCCAATCTCATCAGCACCTATGACAATGCGCCTGATAAGATCGGTATTCCATTAGGCGGGCTAGATCAAGCGCCTCACAATGCACCAGAGGGACACATTTACGTGGGGTCTAAATCTCCTTGGTTCACCATTACAGATGACCTCCCCCAGCACGATATCTGGCCAGGCAGCCATGCCAAAGTCCGTGAGACCCGATAAGCGCTCTCTCGCGAACATCTCACAGGCTAGGCAGTCGGTTCAGTGCCCTGCCAACGCTGAAGTGGCACACAATCTATCCCGAGTTGATCTAAAGCTCGAGCTACCACAAAGTCTGCCAAGTCTTCGATGGTTTGGGGGTTGTGGTACCAAGCAGGAATCGCAGGCACAATCCGGGCTCCAGCCTCTGCCAAAGTAGTCAGATTTCGCAGGTGAATCAGGCTAAAGGGGGTTTCTCTAGGCACGATCACTAAAGGGCGTCGTTCCTTCAGGTGAACATCGGCCGTCCGTTCTAATAGGCTAGAACTGAGACCCGCAGCAATTTTAGCCACCGTACTCATACTGCAAGGAATCACCAGCATCCCCAGGGTGCGAAAGGAGCCGCTGGCAATCCCTGCACCGACGTTAGTGGCGGCATGGCAGGTTAACTTCCCACCCCATTCATCGGCTTGCTGACGCCAAAATTGCTCTTGCTTACCGGGATCAGCGGGCATACGAATATTTTGCTCGGCTTGCCAAACCTGGTAAGTGGCCTTAGAAGCCACCAGTTCAATCGAATAATTTGCTCGGAGCAAGAACTTAATCGTGCGTACAGCATAGAGTAATCCTGATGCACCAGAAACGCCTAAAGTAACGGGTAGCGGTGAGTTAGAGTGAGACACAAGCGTAGGTTATAAAAGAGTGGTATTTCGCCTTAGCGGAACGTTTTATTATAACGTTGATACTCTGTATTCCTCACAGAGAGAGCGATCCCCAACCTAGACCCTATTCCGTTTGCAGAATCAGTACCATAGGATTACCAGAGAATAGAGCAAGCCTTCCATAAACGCAGCTTGGCACGAAGGATCCCAGAGTGAACAAAACTCTTTTTTCATCCAAAGGCTTAACCCTTCTAAGTTGGCTATTTTGGATGGCGATAATGGTTCAATTTTCTACCCAGCGATGGGGGGGTGAACAAACCCAATCCATTCTGACAGCGCTTCTAAATTTGAGTGTGCCAGCTCTGCTCAATGGGCTTAGCCCAGAGCAATTGCACACCTTGAACTTTATCGTTCGCAAGGGTGCTCATTTGACGGAATATGCCATTCTCACCACCCTTTGCTTCACAATGGGGACATTCGGGTTCCAAAAGCCTTGGAAATCAGTCTTACCCTTTGCAGTCCTAGGTTCAGCACTCTTTGCGATCACTGATGAAATCCATCAGAATTTTGTCCCGAATCGCGGTGCTTCTCCTATAGATGTGCTGATTGATATTACCGGTGCATTGATTGCAGTCAGCTTGATTAGTCTTTGGAAGACTCGTTTTCAACCCAATCCCCCACAAAACCTATGACGGTTACTCAGTTATTACATACAGCCTTGCTCGTGCAGGATTTAGAGCGATCTCGGCAGTTTTATGGCGAGGTGTTGGGATTAACGGAATGTCCCCGTCCATTTGATTTTCCAGGGGCTTGGTATCAAATCGGCCCTCAGCAACTGCACGTCATGGTGTCCCCCGATTATGTCGCCCGACAGGCCAATCAAGAACGATGGGGACGCAATCGCCATGTGGCCCTGGCAGTCTCTGATCTAGAAGACTGTCAAACCCAGTTAACGGCAGCTGGAGTAACCTATCAATTAAGCCATTCGGGCCGAGCTGCTTTATTTGTGCACGATCCAGATGGCAATATTATTGAGCTGAGTCAAGTCGATGCCCCACCTAGCCAGGATTGATCTCTATCCCTTTAAGTCGTTGGATGGCATTACGGTCCAATCCGCTAATATTTTGGCGAGTGGTGCCCTAGAACACGATCGAGAATATGCCTGCTTCGATCGCCAGGGAAAGGTAGTGAATGGCAAGCGATACGCCCAGATACATCAGTTGCGATCGCAAGTCTCCAACAACTACCAAACCCTAACCCTACAAGCCCCCCATACCGATCCTCAAACCTTTCACATTGACCAAGAACGCAACGCTTTAGAAGCATGGCTCAGTGACTTTTTTCAGCTGGATATCCAGATTCACCAAAATTCAGCAGCAGGCTTTCCCGACGATACTGACTCTCCCGGCCCGACTCTAATTAGTACAGCTACCCTCGAAACTGTTGCTGCTTGGTATGACGATTTGACGGTTACAGAGCTACGCCGCCGCCTGCGCACTAACCTAGAAATAGGCGGCGTACCTGCTTTTTGGGAAGATCAGCTCTTTACTGACGCTGACCATCTAGTTCAATTTCAAATTGGATCCGTGATTCTAAAAGGCGTCAATCCCTGCCAAAG
The Acaryochloris marina S15 genome window above contains:
- a CDS encoding GFA family protein; the encoded protein is MQTLSGRCLCEGIAYEISGELGPIFNCHCSKCRRWHGAAFRTRATITTQQFKWIKGEDLLSRYHSSEFVVKHFCSVCGSNLISTYDNAPDKIGIPLGGLDQAPHNAPEGHIYVGSKSPWFTITDDLPQHDIWPGSHAKVRETR
- a CDS encoding MOSC domain-containing protein, with protein sequence MPHLARIDLYPFKSLDGITVQSANILASGALEHDREYACFDRQGKVVNGKRYAQIHQLRSQVSNNYQTLTLQAPHTDPQTFHIDQERNALEAWLSDFFQLDIQIHQNSAAGFPDDTDSPGPTLISTATLETVAAWYDDLTVTELRRRLRTNLEIGGVPAFWEDQLFTDADHLVQFQIGSVILKGVNPCQRCIVPTRDSQSGVATPTFQKTFLQNRKQALPEWVNPARFNHFYRLAVNTRIPQGQDSVLTQGDQVIPQGIVEV
- a CDS encoding flavin prenyltransferase UbiX; its protein translation is MSHSNSPLPVTLGVSGASGLLYAVRTIKFLLRANYSIELVASKATYQVWQAEQNIRMPADPGKQEQFWRQQADEWGGKLTCHAATNVGAGIASGSFRTLGMLVIPCSMSTVAKIAAGLSSSLLERTADVHLKERRPLVIVPRETPFSLIHLRNLTTLAEAGARIVPAIPAWYHNPQTIEDLADFVVARALDQLGIDCVPLQRWQGTEPTA
- a CDS encoding VOC family protein, with the translated sequence MTVTQLLHTALLVQDLERSRQFYGEVLGLTECPRPFDFPGAWYQIGPQQLHVMVSPDYVARQANQERWGRNRHVALAVSDLEDCQTQLTAAGVTYQLSHSGRAALFVHDPDGNIIELSQVDAPPSQD
- a CDS encoding VanZ family protein, encoding MNKTLFSSKGLTLLSWLFWMAIMVQFSTQRWGGEQTQSILTALLNLSVPALLNGLSPEQLHTLNFIVRKGAHLTEYAILTTLCFTMGTFGFQKPWKSVLPFAVLGSALFAITDEIHQNFVPNRGASPIDVLIDITGALIAVSLISLWKTRFQPNPPQNL